The genomic DNA CCCAATCCATTGCCATCGGCATGACGGTGGGCAGCTGGACCGAGCTTCCGCAAGCCAAGCGGGACGCGATGCAAAAGCATCTCGGCTCGGTTCAATCCGTGGACGTACACGATGGAGGGCCAGGTGAACGGTATGCCGACCTGACCATCGCTTACCCGGATGTGAATTTCAGCCGGGACATTCCTGCACTGCTGGTGACGGTCTTCGGCAAAATTTCGATGGACGGCCGTATCAAGCTGACGAAGCTGGGCTTCTCGGAAGCATTCCGTTCCGCTTTTCCGGGGCCGAAGTTCGGCATCAGCGGCTTGCGTGAGCAACTCGGCGTGTATGACCGCCCACTCCTTATGAGCATTTTCAAGTCGGTGATTGGCCTTAATCTGGACGAGCTGCGCGAGCAGTTTACCCGACAAGCCCTGGGCGGCGTCGATCTGATCAAGGATGACGAGATTTTGTTTGAAAATGCGCTGACGCCGATTGAAAAACGCGTCGACGCCTGCATCAAAGCCGCCGAAGCGGCTGAGCGTGAAACCGGCAAAAAGCTGCTGTATGCTGCTAATTTAACCGGACCCACCTCGCAGCTCAAAGAACAAGCCCTCAAGGCCATCGACGCGGGCGCAAATGCCCTGCTGTTCAACGTGCTGGCCTATGGCTACGATGTGCTGCATGAACTAAGCAGCAATCCCGCTGTCTCGGTGCCGATTGCAGCCCACCCTTCGTTGGCGGGTGCTGCTTATCCGTCACCGCATTATGGTATTTCGGCATCGGTGCTGCTTGGTCAGCTCATGCGACTGGCAGGAGCCGACCTCGTGCTCTTCCCTTCTCCTTATGGCTCGGTTACGATGCCGCGTGAGGAAAACATGGCGATCCGAGATGAGCTGATCACCCCTGAGCTGCCGCTAAAGGCCAGCATGCCTGTGCCATCCGCAGGGATTCACCCCGGCCTGGTGCCGTTAATTGTGCGTGATTTTGGCACCGATGTTGTCGTTAACGCCGGGGGCGGCATTCACGGCCATCCGCTCGGCACCGAAGCTGGCGGACGCGCCTTTGTGCAGGCGATTGAAGCTGTGCGTCAGGCTGTGCCGCTGGCGGAATACGCCCGCATGCACCCCGAGCTGCAATCCGCGCTCGACACGTGGGGAGGGGAACGATGAGTACAGCGAAGAAGCCCGTCATTTTTTGCGATTTTGACGGGACGATTACGAACAGCGACAATATTGTCGCTATTATGAAGCATTTTCAGCCTGCGGGCTGTGAGGCCATCATGCATGATATCGTGAACGGACACACGTCTATTCGTGAAGGCGTTGGTGCCATGTTCGCTCTGATGCCCTCGGCGCAAAAAGATGAAATCATCTCTTATGTACTTGGACAAGCTGGTATACGCGAGGGCTTTGCCCGTTTTTTGGATTATGTACGGGAACAGGATATTGAATTTTTTGTCACCAGCGGCGGTATTGATTTCTTTATTGATCCTCTGCTGGAGCCTTTCGACATTCCACAGGATCACGTTTACTGCAATGGTGCCCATTTCTCGGGGAATCATATTGAGATTACGTGGCCGCATGCATGTCAGGAACCGTGTACGAACGACTGCGGTATGTGCAAAACAACCGTGATTCGCCAATATCCTACCGAACAGTACGAACGAATTTTGATCGGGGACAGCCTGACGGATTTTGAAGGAGCCAAAATTGCCGACCTCGTGTACTCCCGCTCGCACCTGACTTTAAAGTGCCAAGAGTTGGGCGTGCCGCATGTGCCCTTTGAAACATTTGACGATATTATCAAGGATTTAAAGCAAAAACAGGAGCAAGGGGTGCTGTAAATGGGCTTTAGCTTGGCAGACATTACGTTGGAAGAAAAACGCCGTGCACTGGAAGAACTCGCTGATGTCAAGGAGCTATTCGCATCTCGCAA from Paenibacillus sp. FSL R10-2782 includes the following:
- a CDS encoding 2,3-diketo-5-methylthiopentyl-1-phosphate enolase, translating into MSYCLATYRIYDDKADFNKKAQSIAIGMTVGSWTELPQAKRDAMQKHLGSVQSVDVHDGGPGERYADLTIAYPDVNFSRDIPALLVTVFGKISMDGRIKLTKLGFSEAFRSAFPGPKFGISGLREQLGVYDRPLLMSIFKSVIGLNLDELREQFTRQALGGVDLIKDDEILFENALTPIEKRVDACIKAAEAAERETGKKLLYAANLTGPTSQLKEQALKAIDAGANALLFNVLAYGYDVLHELSSNPAVSVPIAAHPSLAGAAYPSPHYGISASVLLGQLMRLAGADLVLFPSPYGSVTMPREENMAIRDELITPELPLKASMPVPSAGIHPGLVPLIVRDFGTDVVVNAGGGIHGHPLGTEAGGRAFVQAIEAVRQAVPLAEYARMHPELQSALDTWGGER
- a CDS encoding 2-hydroxy-3-keto-5-methylthiopentenyl-1-phosphate phosphatase; the protein is MSTAKKPVIFCDFDGTITNSDNIVAIMKHFQPAGCEAIMHDIVNGHTSIREGVGAMFALMPSAQKDEIISYVLGQAGIREGFARFLDYVREQDIEFFVTSGGIDFFIDPLLEPFDIPQDHVYCNGAHFSGNHIEITWPHACQEPCTNDCGMCKTTVIRQYPTEQYERILIGDSLTDFEGAKIADLVYSRSHLTLKCQELGVPHVPFETFDDIIKDLKQKQEQGVL